AAAAACTCTCTGCCTACACAAAAAAGTGCGTTGTGAGCTATGTGGATTTTTATGGCAAAGCAGTGCCGGCGCTGAATAAAATCGGTGCAAAAGATTTAAGCCATGATGAGATTTTAGAGGTTTTATATGATCTATCAAAAATAGCAAAAAAATATAATCTTGAAGTGGAAAGCTGTGCAGAAGAAGCTGATGTCTCTCAGATAGGAATTAAAAAAGCTCACTGTATTGATGGAGAGCTTATAAAGCTTTTGCGGATGAAAAAGGGGCTTGAGACTTCAAAAGAGTTTTTGAAAGATAAAAACCAGCGTGAGGCGTGCGGCTGTGTCCAGAGCATTGATATTGGGATTTTCAACACCTGCAGGCATTTTTGCATATACTGCTATGCAAACCACCATAAAGGACACATTTTGAATAACTTGAAGGCATATGATGTAAACTCTCCTGCTCTGTGCAGCAGAGTCGACTGGGAGAATGACGAGGTAAGAATAAGACTTGAAAAAAGTTCATTCAAAGTGGAAAAGGAAGATCTTTTTTCAGAAGATAGCTTTGAAAAACCGCAGGAGCTTTGCTTCTGGCAAGATCAGGATGCAGAAGATGAGAGGAAGAAAAAACTTCTTTCAAAGCTAAAAAAGGCTGCAATGGCTGCAAAGAGGGCTTGAGAAAAAGCCCTCTTTTTTCTATCTTATAAAATTTGTAAGCTTCCTTTCGGAGTTAGGTGCTCATCGCCAATGTTAGGCAGGCTTGTTATGCACAGACTACTTATCCCTACCCCTCAGGACTGTTTAAGCCTGTGCGACAGAGCCTGGAGCTTGAGCAGCACCCCAGTGTGTCATGACCTGCCTAACGTAGCCCGCTTAAAATTTCTCCCCTGACTGAGGCTAGTCA
The Caldicellulosiruptor morganii DNA segment above includes these coding regions:
- a CDS encoding DUF1848 domain-containing protein, translating into MIVSASRRTDIPAFFGDWFVNRIKEGFVMYRNPMRPSQIFAISLAPDDVDAFVFWTKNPAPFIDSIKYLDDYVYYFQFTLNPYDKSFEPGLPEKDVLIETFANLSSMIGKDAVIWRYDPVIITDKMDISYHRENFERLAEKLSAYTKKCVVSYVDFYGKAVPALNKIGAKDLSHDEILEVLYDLSKIAKKYNLEVESCAEEADVSQIGIKKAHCIDGELIKLLRMKKGLETSKEFLKDKNQREACGCVQSIDIGIFNTCRHFCIYCYANHHKGHILNNLKAYDVNSPALCSRVDWENDEVRIRLEKSSFKVEKEDLFSEDSFEKPQELCFWQDQDAEDERKKKLLSKLKKAAMAAKRA